The Microscilla marina ATCC 23134 genome has a segment encoding these proteins:
- a CDS encoding molybdenum cofactor biosynthesis protein MoaE — protein MEFKITDQPINEQEVIDLVRSPHCGGLSVFVGTVRNQTKGKKVISLEFEAYEAMAMNKMREIAEQAQKRWKTDKIAIYHRVGKLSVEETAVVIAVSTPHRKESFQACEYLIDTLKQVVPIWKKEIYEDGEIWVAAHP, from the coding sequence ATGGAATTTAAAATCACCGACCAACCCATCAACGAACAAGAAGTAATAGACCTTGTCCGTTCGCCTCATTGTGGAGGTTTGTCAGTGTTTGTGGGCACCGTACGCAACCAAACCAAAGGCAAAAAAGTGATTTCGCTAGAGTTTGAGGCTTACGAAGCAATGGCCATGAACAAGATGCGCGAAATAGCTGAGCAGGCACAAAAGCGTTGGAAAACCGATAAAATAGCCATTTATCATCGGGTGGGCAAGCTAAGCGTAGAAGAAACCGCAGTAGTGATTGCGGTTTCTACTCCCCATCGTAAAGAATCGTTTCAGGCGTGCGAATACCTCATAGACACGTTGAAGCAGGTGGTACCTATTTGGAAAAAAGAAATTTACGAAGATGGCGAAATATGGGTAGCAGCCCACCCCTGA
- a CDS encoding M48 family metallopeptidase, protein MNSKLATYFVAFLLILGLSDCTMKGQAYKPNVTRDVRIGKQVRDEVVAKMRILNRSQYAQAYQHLDKMANTILQSKEIRFRSEFEWKLYIVHDDNTINAFVTPGGYIFVYTGLIRYLETEDQLAGVLGHEIAHAERRHSIKNLNKRIGTTIALTILLGNGSTANLANTLLGLTFSRSAEREADNYSVMYLADTHYQCNALSEFFDRMAKEGGNKKAAWLSTHPASEDRVMNINKKAQKINCQTVGNRKSLAQIKNSLPPR, encoded by the coding sequence ATGAACAGTAAACTTGCGACTTATTTTGTTGCTTTTCTTTTAATTTTAGGCTTGTCTGACTGTACCATGAAAGGGCAGGCATATAAGCCCAATGTTACCCGTGATGTACGCATAGGCAAACAAGTGCGAGACGAGGTAGTAGCTAAAATGCGGATTCTTAACCGCTCCCAATACGCCCAGGCTTACCAACACCTGGACAAAATGGCCAATACTATTTTACAGTCTAAAGAAATCAGGTTTCGCAGCGAGTTTGAGTGGAAACTGTACATTGTGCACGACGACAATACCATCAATGCCTTTGTTACACCAGGAGGCTATATTTTTGTGTATACGGGGTTAATCCGCTATCTTGAAACCGAAGACCAGTTGGCAGGGGTGTTAGGGCACGAAATAGCCCATGCAGAGCGACGTCACTCGATAAAAAACCTAAACAAACGCATAGGTACTACTATAGCGCTTACTATTTTGTTGGGCAATGGCAGTACAGCCAACCTTGCCAACACACTCCTGGGACTTACGTTTAGCCGTTCGGCAGAACGCGAAGCCGACAATTACTCGGTGATGTACCTGGCAGACACTCATTATCAATGCAATGCTTTGTCTGAGTTTTTTGACAGAATGGCAAAAGAGGGGGGTAATAAAAAAGCGGCTTGGTTGAGCACTCACCCCGCATCAGAAGATAGGGTAATGAATATAAATAAGAAGGCTCAGAAAATTAATTGTCAAACCGTTGGCAACCGCAAAAGTTTGGCGCAGATTAAAAACTCTTTGCCTCCACGTTAA
- the hflX gene encoding GTPase HflX, translating into MKGPYSTTKSQETAVLVAVIRTNQTEEATQAYLDELEFLAKTLGVKTLANFTQRLETPDKKTFVRKGKLEEIHAVVEAEKADMVIFDDDLNPSQVRNLERDLECKILDRSLLILDIFALRAKTAQAKTQVELAQYQYVLPRLTNMWTHLSKQKGGIGMRGPGETELETDRRIIKDKITLLRKKLDKIDLQNATRRKTRGQQVRVALVGYTNVGKSTIMQLFSKADIYAKNELFATVDSTVRKVVFNNIPFLLTDTVGFIRKLPTTLIESFKSTLDEVREADILIHVADVSTSFCEEQIETVNKTLLEIDAIDKPTILVLNKIDLVDEMPAWVSSLEYDNTEVVVVSAQEKQGIDELKAKVLALVEEKFYKIFPNYTKDSQF; encoded by the coding sequence GTGAAAGGACCTTATTCAACTACCAAATCACAAGAAACTGCCGTATTAGTGGCAGTCATCAGAACCAATCAAACCGAAGAAGCCACTCAAGCCTATCTGGATGAATTAGAGTTTTTGGCAAAAACTCTGGGTGTTAAAACCCTTGCCAATTTTACCCAGCGTTTAGAGACCCCCGACAAAAAAACCTTTGTAAGAAAAGGAAAACTTGAAGAGATCCATGCCGTAGTTGAAGCCGAAAAAGCCGATATGGTTATTTTTGACGATGATTTGAATCCTTCGCAAGTACGTAACCTTGAGCGTGACCTGGAGTGTAAAATATTGGACAGAAGCTTACTTATTTTAGATATTTTTGCGCTGCGAGCCAAAACCGCCCAGGCAAAAACTCAGGTAGAACTGGCTCAGTATCAATATGTATTGCCACGCTTGACCAATATGTGGACTCACTTGTCGAAACAAAAAGGGGGGATTGGAATGAGAGGCCCTGGTGAAACAGAACTTGAAACAGACCGGAGGATTATCAAAGACAAAATTACTTTGTTGAGAAAAAAGCTCGACAAGATTGACTTGCAAAATGCTACCCGACGCAAAACCCGTGGACAACAGGTAAGGGTGGCCCTGGTAGGGTATACCAACGTAGGCAAATCTACCATTATGCAACTTTTCTCTAAGGCTGATATTTATGCTAAAAACGAACTGTTTGCCACAGTAGACTCTACCGTGCGTAAGGTCGTTTTTAACAATATTCCTTTTTTGCTGACCGACACAGTAGGTTTTATCAGAAAACTGCCCACTACCCTCATCGAGAGTTTTAAATCTACCCTTGACGAGGTACGCGAGGCAGATATATTGATTCACGTGGCAGATGTGTCTACCTCGTTTTGTGAAGAACAAATAGAAACTGTAAACAAAACCTTGTTAGAAATTGATGCGATCGACAAGCCTACTATTTTGGTGCTTAATAAAATAGACCTGGTAGACGAGATGCCTGCTTGGGTATCTTCTCTAGAGTACGACAATACCGAAGTAGTGGTAGTGTCAGCACAGGAAAAGCAAGGGATAGACGAACTCAAAGCAAAAGTTTTGGCCTTGGTAGAAGAGAAATTTTACAAGATATTTCCAAACTATACAAAAGATTCGCAATTTTGA
- a CDS encoding OmpA family protein: MKGQYKNIFILSILVTLLWQTSAYSQRDREFLDAKNLYEYESYEAAKRAYLQLLKKKPGDLEIQYQLGVCYLRTLKKDSAVFYLENVYAKDNNHDPHIEFVLGKAYHYNNRFADAIKYYNLAKKEYATLVQNGQSSINNYELEARIKACDKRIKECTYGAAYIEQPMYVKIRNVGKKINSEFPDYAPIFPENEKFLVFTSRRKGTTGGKKDATDDHFFEDVYIAYKNGKEWSPPKNIGNKINTKYHDASISLSQDGNTLFLYKDRRAGDIYESELDKSDSTWKKPKSMGKNINSKYRETSITMTRSKDTVYFASDRPGGFGGLDIYMSVKDEKGRWGDAVNLGKQVNTIYNEDSPYIMPDSKLLYFSSEGHSSMGGYDIFFTNKNKEGKWGEVYNMGYPINTSADDIYFVISADGMRGYYASVKGDTEGEKDIYEIYHPTGDNILALKPEKKKRDSILQTQPKVLLMGVISNKDNQDKIKAVVRLYEKSSTQTAEENNTSVSEEVSSDRDNGVYKATMIKTGKNYMVLVRKKGFYQYKKEVNIPTNITTPVKEDIPLTKIKPGDKLGLQVLFGFDSYQIQPRYISHLDSIANYLKEYTEMVVEISGHTDNIGNRWYNNLLAKRRSQAVINYLINKKGIPAAQVVFKGYADSKPLGTNTTVTGRALNRRVDGIVIKVNLKD; this comes from the coding sequence ATGAAAGGTCAATACAAAAATATTTTCATACTCAGTATTTTAGTTACCTTACTATGGCAAACTTCTGCCTACAGTCAACGTGACCGTGAGTTTTTAGACGCAAAAAACTTATATGAATATGAGTCTTACGAAGCCGCCAAACGCGCTTACCTTCAATTACTCAAAAAGAAACCTGGTGATTTAGAAATTCAGTATCAACTTGGGGTATGTTACCTTCGTACGCTCAAAAAAGACTCCGCTGTTTTTTATCTGGAAAACGTGTATGCCAAAGACAACAACCACGACCCACACATAGAATTTGTACTAGGCAAAGCATACCACTACAACAATCGTTTTGCTGATGCAATTAAATATTATAATCTTGCCAAAAAAGAGTATGCAACACTTGTACAAAATGGTCAGAGCTCTATTAACAATTACGAACTGGAAGCACGCATAAAAGCTTGCGACAAGAGGATCAAAGAGTGTACTTATGGCGCAGCTTATATAGAACAACCTATGTATGTAAAGATTCGCAATGTAGGTAAAAAGATTAATTCCGAGTTTCCTGATTATGCTCCTATTTTTCCTGAAAATGAAAAATTTTTGGTGTTTACCTCTCGCCGTAAAGGCACCACAGGAGGAAAAAAAGATGCTACTGACGATCACTTCTTTGAAGATGTATACATTGCTTATAAAAATGGGAAAGAATGGAGCCCCCCAAAAAATATTGGCAATAAAATAAATACCAAATACCACGATGCCAGTATTTCGTTATCGCAAGATGGTAATACGCTGTTTCTATACAAAGACCGCAGGGCAGGTGATATTTATGAGTCGGAGCTGGATAAATCAGACAGTACCTGGAAAAAACCAAAGTCGATGGGTAAAAACATTAACTCTAAATATCGTGAAACTTCTATCACGATGACTCGCAGCAAAGACACTGTGTACTTTGCCAGCGATCGCCCAGGCGGTTTTGGAGGGTTAGATATTTACATGAGTGTAAAAGATGAAAAAGGCAGATGGGGTGACGCAGTAAACCTTGGGAAACAAGTAAATACGATTTATAACGAAGACTCTCCTTATATTATGCCAGACAGTAAACTCTTGTATTTTAGCTCTGAAGGGCACTCGTCTATGGGAGGGTATGACATTTTTTTTACCAACAAAAACAAAGAAGGTAAATGGGGCGAAGTGTATAACATGGGGTACCCAATAAATACCAGCGCTGACGATATTTACTTTGTAATATCAGCCGACGGAATGAGGGGGTATTATGCCTCGGTAAAAGGAGACACAGAAGGAGAGAAAGATATTTATGAAATTTACCATCCTACAGGTGACAATATATTAGCACTTAAACCCGAAAAGAAGAAAAGAGATAGCATATTGCAAACCCAGCCCAAAGTGCTGCTAATGGGGGTAATAAGCAATAAAGATAACCAAGATAAGATCAAGGCTGTGGTCAGGCTTTATGAAAAAAGCAGCACCCAAACTGCCGAAGAAAACAACACAAGTGTATCAGAAGAAGTAAGTTCTGACCGTGACAATGGTGTTTATAAAGCTACTATGATAAAAACGGGTAAAAATTACATGGTACTTGTTCGCAAGAAAGGGTTCTACCAATACAAAAAAGAAGTAAATATTCCTACTAATATTACCACACCAGTAAAAGAAGATATCCCGCTTACTAAAATAAAGCCAGGAGATAAACTAGGTTTGCAAGTATTGTTTGGTTTCGACAGTTATCAAATTCAACCTCGGTATATTTCGCATCTCGATAGTATAGCAAACTACTTAAAAGAATATACAGAAATGGTAGTAGAAATATCAGGCCATACAGATAATATAGGTAACCGCTGGTACAACAACCTTTTGGCAAAGAGAAGGTCACAAGCTGTTATAAACTACCTTATCAACAAAAAAGGTATTCCAGCCGCTCAGGTGGTGTTCAAAGGGTATGCTGACTCCAAACCATTAGGCACCAACACTACTGTCACTGGCAGGGCGCTAAACCGAAGAGTAGATGGCATAGTAATCAAAGTAAACCTAAAAGATTAA
- a CDS encoding 3'-5' exonuclease gives MQIKKPIVFFDLETTGTDTLNDRIVQIAIIKLAADGTKVEKERLINPTIPIPPEVTKVHGVSDEMVKDAPTFHQVAKSLFEFIRGCDLAGYNHLNFDMPLLIEEFARAGVVFPEPDVQYIDVMKVYYHFHPRTLSAAYQLYCHKELENAHNAMADTQATLEIFESQLATHFDEEPSINEIHNLCFSSRHVDFSRRLARDKEGEIIFAFGKHKGERVRDNRGYAEWMLKGGFPADTKRILQELLQS, from the coding sequence ATGCAAATCAAAAAGCCTATTGTATTTTTTGATCTCGAAACTACCGGAACTGATACCCTGAACGATCGTATTGTGCAAATTGCTATTATCAAGCTTGCCGCTGATGGCACAAAGGTAGAGAAAGAACGCTTGATTAACCCTACCATTCCTATTCCTCCGGAGGTAACCAAAGTACATGGGGTAAGTGATGAAATGGTCAAAGATGCCCCTACTTTTCATCAGGTAGCCAAGAGTTTGTTTGAGTTTATCAGGGGGTGCGACCTGGCAGGGTACAATCATTTAAACTTTGACATGCCCCTATTGATTGAGGAGTTTGCCCGGGCTGGGGTTGTTTTTCCTGAACCAGATGTGCAATATATAGATGTAATGAAGGTTTACTATCATTTTCACCCACGTACTTTGTCAGCGGCTTATCAGTTGTATTGCCACAAAGAACTAGAGAATGCACACAATGCGATGGCAGACACTCAGGCAACGCTTGAAATTTTTGAAAGCCAACTGGCTACCCACTTCGACGAGGAACCCAGCATAAACGAAATTCATAACCTTTGTTTTTCCAGCCGCCATGTAGACTTTTCGCGTCGGTTGGCTCGTGACAAGGAGGGGGAAATAATTTTTGCTTTTGGCAAACATAAAGGAGAACGGGTACGGGATAATCGGGGCTATGCCGAATGGATGCTTAAGGGCGGGTTTCCGGCAGATACCAAGCGGATTTTACAGGAATTGCTGCAATCATAA
- a CDS encoding PIN domain-containing protein — protein sequence MVDNYESLIETLTLKDEKDRHVLAAAIKTNANLIVTNNIKDFPNDYLATFGLVAKSADDFITDTIDLNPDKAVQAFLKLVSGKRNPPMDAYQVLDNFRKVGLTQSADYLHSQI from the coding sequence TTGGTTGATAATTATGAGTCTTTAATTGAAACTCTTACACTGAAAGATGAAAAAGATAGACATGTTTTGGCAGCTGCAATCAAGACGAATGCAAACCTTATTGTTACAAACAACATCAAAGATTTTCCAAATGACTATTTGGCTACTTTTGGTTTGGTAGCCAAAAGTGCGGATGATTTTATTACTGATACCATAGACTTAAACCCAGACAAGGCTGTACAAGCGTTTTTGAAATTGGTCAGTGGCAAGAGAAACCCACCCATGGATGCCTACCAAGTGTTAGATAATTTTCGGAAAGTGGGGTTAACGCAATCAGCGGATTACTTGCATTCTCAAATTTGA
- a CDS encoding glycosyltransferase family 4 protein, with the protein MRIAIVLNSSWNIYNFRRGLIEAFLKEGHTVLAIAPTDKYSEYLQNIGCEFHPVALEKKGSNPLKDLKYMRRLYNTYKKTQPDVVLQFTIKPNIYGTLAASMLNIPVVNNVCGLGTVFLRKQRLSSKVARMLYKFSFRFPKKVFFQNQDDLSLFIAEKYINPRLTDLVPGSGIPLDKFKAGDFNRNNQFTFLLIARLIYDKGILEYIEAVKLLRAQGIDARFQLLGAIEEDANLGVPKKQLDTWIAEGLVEYLGVSDNVQEMIVKADCVVLPSYREGTPRVLLEAASMSKPLIATNVPGCKQTIDNGVNGFLCRLQDAEDFAEKMKKMTLLNDEELMLMGEESRKKAEREFDEKLVVQKYMDTIRHFGNSKKIVLN; encoded by the coding sequence ATGCGAATTGCAATTGTACTGAATTCTTCCTGGAACATCTACAACTTCAGGAGAGGGTTAATAGAGGCTTTTCTGAAAGAAGGACACACTGTGTTGGCCATAGCCCCTACCGATAAATATTCTGAATACTTACAAAATATAGGGTGTGAATTTCACCCGGTTGCCCTTGAAAAAAAAGGATCAAATCCATTAAAAGACCTAAAGTACATGAGGCGGCTTTATAATACTTATAAAAAAACGCAGCCTGATGTTGTACTCCAGTTTACTATAAAACCCAATATTTATGGCACCTTGGCTGCCTCTATGCTCAATATACCAGTAGTAAACAATGTGTGTGGCTTGGGCACTGTGTTTTTAAGAAAACAACGCCTTTCGTCGAAGGTAGCCCGCATGCTATACAAATTCTCCTTTCGCTTTCCCAAAAAAGTTTTTTTCCAAAACCAAGACGACCTTTCATTATTTATAGCAGAAAAATACATCAACCCCCGACTTACCGACCTTGTTCCTGGTTCGGGTATTCCATTAGACAAGTTCAAAGCAGGCGACTTTAACCGAAATAATCAGTTTACTTTTTTACTGATAGCTCGCTTAATTTATGACAAAGGTATTTTAGAGTATATAGAAGCCGTCAAGCTTTTGCGAGCCCAAGGCATTGACGCTCGTTTTCAGTTGCTGGGTGCTATAGAAGAAGACGCCAACCTGGGAGTACCTAAAAAACAACTGGACACCTGGATAGCCGAAGGTTTAGTAGAATACCTTGGAGTATCTGATAATGTACAAGAGATGATAGTGAAGGCCGATTGTGTAGTACTTCCCTCCTACCGTGAAGGTACCCCCAGGGTTTTACTTGAGGCCGCAAGCATGTCTAAACCCTTGATTGCCACCAATGTGCCAGGTTGTAAGCAAACTATTGATAATGGAGTCAACGGTTTTTTATGCAGGCTTCAAGATGCCGAAGATTTTGCGGAAAAAATGAAAAAAATGACCTTGTTAAACGACGAAGAGTTGATGTTGATGGGAGAAGAAAGCAGAAAAAAAGCAGAAAGAGAATTTGATGAAAAACTAGTGGTACAAAAGTATATGGACACCATCAGACATTTTGGAAATAGCAAAAAAATTGTTTTAAACTAA
- the moaD gene encoding molybdopterin converting factor subunit 1 gives MKLNILLFGIARDIVGGASLALEVEEKTTVEALIVHLHKVYPDFDRLTSLMIAVNSDYAKGEVVLKENDEIALIPPVSGG, from the coding sequence ATGAAGTTAAATATACTATTATTTGGCATTGCCCGCGACATTGTTGGAGGGGCATCACTTGCGCTGGAAGTAGAAGAAAAAACCACTGTAGAGGCATTGATCGTGCATTTGCATAAAGTATACCCGGATTTTGACCGCTTGACAAGCTTGATGATTGCGGTAAACTCTGATTATGCAAAAGGAGAAGTGGTATTGAAAGAAAACGACGAAATAGCCCTTATTCCCCCCGTAAGCGGAGGTTAA
- a CDS encoding helix-turn-helix domain-containing protein: protein MANFQKIDKPSKEEQTTALHSYDALTTMLKQVNSRTVEVEVEETKQKVQIPLRALKLLVKVLKAMGEGKAVSIAPVEAEVTTQSAAEILGCSRPHLVKLLETGEIKFTKVGRHRRIKIEDVMEYKTKMKQDQEKRILEMMRLDEEDGLYDS from the coding sequence ATGGCAAATTTTCAAAAAATTGACAAGCCTTCAAAAGAGGAGCAGACAACAGCATTACATTCATATGATGCCCTTACCACGATGCTAAAGCAAGTAAATTCACGCACAGTAGAAGTAGAGGTAGAAGAAACCAAGCAGAAGGTTCAAATTCCTTTGAGGGCATTAAAATTATTGGTTAAAGTACTCAAGGCAATGGGAGAAGGAAAGGCGGTGTCTATAGCGCCAGTCGAGGCAGAGGTTACTACCCAGTCAGCAGCCGAGATTTTGGGTTGTTCACGCCCACACTTGGTTAAGCTACTCGAGACAGGTGAGATTAAATTTACTAAGGTGGGCAGGCATCGGAGGATAAAGATTGAAGATGTGATGGAATACAAAACAAAGATGAAACAAGACCAGGAAAAAAGAATTTTGGAAATGATGAGGCTAGATGAGGAGGACGGATTATATGATTCATAG
- the moaA gene encoding GTP 3',8-cyclase MoaA, translated as MQLPSQIIDNHGRPINYLRLAVTDRCNLRCFYCMPEEGIKYLPKKHLLSYEEMERLVRLLASMGVNKIRLTGGEPFLRKDLINFMQTIRNIEGINELNITTNGVLTEQYIPAMVKMGISSVNLSLDTLDKERFLKITRRNEFDKVMRCLDALIESGIKTKINMVVMAGQNTEDIVPLAELTRTHAIGVRYIEEMPFNGEGQRTKQLAWNHQQILATLKAAYPTIERVKTAPHATSVNYQVPEHQGSLGIIAAFSRTFCGSCNRIRMTAQGTLKTCLYDQGVLDVKQLMRAGATDQALAVALLGAFNQRAKDGYEAEQKRKNQLPVSESMSTIGG; from the coding sequence ATGCAGTTACCTTCTCAAATTATAGATAATCATGGGCGTCCTATCAACTACCTGCGTCTGGCGGTCACCGATCGGTGTAACCTCCGCTGTTTTTATTGTATGCCTGAAGAAGGCATCAAGTACTTGCCCAAAAAACACCTGCTTTCTTACGAAGAGATGGAGCGTTTGGTGAGGCTATTGGCAAGCATGGGGGTAAACAAAATACGACTTACCGGAGGGGAGCCCTTCTTGCGCAAAGACCTGATCAACTTTATGCAAACCATTCGTAACATAGAAGGGATCAATGAGCTCAATATTACTACCAATGGGGTGCTGACTGAACAATACATTCCGGCAATGGTAAAAATGGGCATATCGTCGGTAAACCTGAGTTTGGATACGCTTGACAAAGAACGGTTTCTAAAAATTACCCGCCGCAACGAGTTTGACAAAGTCATGCGTTGTCTCGATGCCCTGATTGAAAGTGGAATCAAAACCAAAATAAATATGGTGGTCATGGCAGGACAAAATACTGAAGACATTGTACCTCTTGCCGAGCTTACCCGTACTCATGCCATAGGGGTGAGGTATATAGAAGAAATGCCTTTTAATGGTGAGGGACAACGCACCAAGCAACTTGCCTGGAACCACCAACAAATTCTGGCTACCCTAAAGGCGGCTTACCCCACCATCGAAAGGGTAAAAACGGCGCCTCACGCTACTTCGGTCAATTACCAAGTTCCTGAACACCAAGGCTCATTAGGCATTATTGCCGCATTTTCGCGTACTTTTTGTGGTAGTTGCAACCGCATAAGAATGACGGCACAGGGTACGCTCAAAACGTGTTTGTATGACCAGGGGGTGCTTGATGTAAAGCAGTTGATGCGGGCAGGAGCTACCGACCAGGCACTTGCTGTGGCATTGCTGGGGGCTTTTAACCAACGAGCCAAAGATGGGTATGAAGCAGAGCAAAAACGTAAAAACCAACTGCCTGTGTCTGAGTCGATGTCTACTATAGGCGGATAG
- a CDS encoding DUF262 domain-containing protein produces the protein MENTQSIRKLVEDIENGFSVLPEFQRDFVWELGKTLDLFDSLVKDIFIGAIIYGIPSFDITVREIDSRPRKVKGKKRKSLETTNYLKEDIEAKQKISNDAFKLILDGQQRVTSLYRALSGIDEIWFIVKNDEDITSDEVQKKKFEDRILEELLYAFDDSSDAQRISVKLSHVWDQVKKNYRESIIEKDFFHPTRYYTNYEDDPGFNSNDAFEKYLTVTDKLKDLFKAEKLLSFYLLDMSMDKFVLFFERSNSRGVQLNFIDILTAKLYIGFNLKQHINDFKSAYPKYKLNEEIIVRTIAYLVSNEQKGSTEINRSFILTKLTAENFEKHWGSITNYYKLVLDFLYQNHYIISQSWIPYENMLIPLMIFLREIGGDFHLMTQEQQKFIRYWYWASIFSQRYTGSSNEKIILDATTLSKIAHNNKITTRTYLNKLAKSQVTNEEDLFSYNKKASSVYKGVLNIINFHNKGFLDWNNTNKLSFNSQLEDHHIFPKDYIKKNYAPEDDAQDQIDLVLNRALVPKLLNIKIGNKKPSEYLSKIKEKNTNLKASLQSHLIDKEILTGSYDKNFNFFLSLRAEAIFKVIKQEILDKKEEIQKEFYSIPQVDSTKEIAIFGSYYKKRIEARFNTKTGSVFYNGKLYETPSSAANQAKIDCGAHSGITSSGWTFWKFINENDNTEEQIDVLRKISEAY, from the coding sequence ATGGAAAATACTCAATCAATCCGAAAACTAGTAGAAGATATTGAAAATGGTTTTAGTGTATTGCCAGAGTTTCAAAGAGATTTTGTCTGGGAGTTGGGTAAGACCCTTGATTTATTTGACTCCTTGGTAAAAGATATTTTTATAGGTGCTATTATTTATGGTATTCCCAGCTTTGACATTACAGTAAGAGAAATAGATAGTAGACCACGTAAGGTTAAAGGTAAAAAAAGAAAATCCTTAGAAACTACCAACTACCTCAAAGAAGATATAGAAGCAAAACAAAAAATTTCTAATGATGCCTTTAAGTTGATTTTGGATGGACAACAAAGGGTAACATCCTTATACAGGGCTTTATCAGGGATAGACGAAATCTGGTTTATTGTAAAAAATGATGAAGATATTACTTCTGACGAGGTTCAAAAAAAGAAGTTTGAAGATAGGATTTTAGAGGAGTTGTTATATGCCTTTGATGATAGTTCAGATGCTCAGAGAATTTCTGTTAAACTATCTCATGTTTGGGATCAGGTAAAAAAGAACTACAGAGAGTCAATAATAGAAAAAGATTTTTTTCATCCTACTAGATACTACACAAATTATGAAGATGATCCAGGTTTTAACTCAAATGATGCTTTTGAGAAATATTTAACTGTTACTGACAAATTAAAAGATTTATTCAAAGCAGAAAAGCTTCTATCTTTTTATCTACTAGATATGTCAATGGATAAGTTTGTATTATTCTTTGAAAGAAGCAATAGTCGAGGGGTTCAATTAAACTTTATCGACATTTTAACTGCAAAGTTATATATTGGCTTTAATCTTAAACAACATATCAACGATTTTAAAAGTGCTTATCCTAAATATAAACTAAACGAGGAAATTATTGTAAGAACTATTGCATATTTGGTCAGCAATGAGCAAAAAGGTAGTACAGAGATTAATCGTAGTTTTATTCTTACCAAACTTACAGCCGAAAATTTTGAAAAACACTGGGGGAGTATTACAAACTACTACAAGTTAGTTCTTGACTTTTTATATCAAAACCATTACATAATTTCCCAATCTTGGATACCTTATGAAAATATGTTGATACCACTAATGATCTTCTTAAGAGAAATTGGAGGTGATTTTCATTTAATGACTCAAGAACAGCAAAAGTTTATTCGTTATTGGTATTGGGCTTCTATTTTCTCACAACGTTACACAGGTTCATCCAATGAGAAAATCATTTTAGATGCTACTACACTTTCTAAAATTGCACACAACAACAAAATTACTACACGAACATATTTAAATAAACTTGCTAAATCACAGGTTACAAATGAAGAAGACTTATTTTCTTATAATAAGAAGGCAAGTTCTGTTTACAAAGGTGTTTTAAATATTATAAACTTTCATAATAAAGGTTTTCTTGATTGGAATAACACTAATAAACTATCTTTCAATAGCCAATTGGAAGATCATCATATTTTTCCAAAAGACTATATAAAAAAGAATTATGCTCCTGAAGATGATGCACAAGATCAAATTGATTTGGTGTTAAATCGCGCTTTAGTGCCTAAATTATTAAATATTAAAATTGGTAATAAAAAACCTTCAGAGTATTTATCAAAAATTAAAGAAAAAAATACAAACCTTAAGGCTAGCCTACAAAGCCATTTAATTGACAAGGAAATTTTGACGGGTAGCTATGACAAAAACTTCAATTTTTTCTTAAGCTTGAGAGCAGAAGCAATTTTTAAAGTTATCAAGCAAGAGATTTTAGATAAAAAAGAGGAAATCCAAAAGGAGTTTTATTCAATACCTCAAGTTGATTCAACAAAAGAAATAGCCATTTTTGGTAGTTATTACAAAAAACGTATAGAAGCTCGTTTTAATACCAAAACAGGTTCAGTTTTTTACAATGGTAAGCTATATGAAACACCTTCCAGTGCAGCAAATCAAGCAAAAATTGATTGTGGCGCACATAGTGGTATAACATCCAGCGGTTGGACTTTCTGGAAATTTATAAATGAAAATGATAATACTGAAGAGCAAATAGATGTACTAAGAAAGATTTCTGAGGCGTACTAA